Proteins from a single region of Pyrus communis chromosome 6, drPyrComm1.1, whole genome shotgun sequence:
- the LOC137738329 gene encoding protein S-acyltransferase 11-like, giving the protein MAISISVSSEAAPTAMPTMADLPKEHFIASIKDDYDVTCWGCGLHLVLPSNAPIFKCGWCGALTNQNAGKRESKYFWLRRLRDRCLVSILFMFMLFFICGGAWALFPVLFDISYFHGIFHSIITFMLSVATVYTFSSASFACAGTPPYRVWGSYPAVGKGDLDNYTFCHQCSKPKSPSTHHCRSCGMCILDMDHHCPFIGNCVGASNHRHFIAFLISVVASMFYISIMAMYVGYHIWPSITYESEDHLHAVDSDSATTAIREIIHGFLRSAVLLSPRALILIYLFVSSVSLEIGLGILLWQQLSFIYEGKTYLSHLSSQGSDEVGEKDCQNLVRFLAFPYPLSRYLPLCSLSRVLPSFQKKTHRHKK; this is encoded by the exons ATGGCAATTTCAATCTCTGTATCCTCTGAAGCTGCTCCAACGGCAATGCCAACCATGGCCGACTTGCCCAAG GAGCATTTTATAGCATCCATCAAGGACGACTATGACGTCACGTGTTGGGGTTGTGGATTACACCTTGTTCTTCCATCAAATGCTCCAATTTTCAAGTGTGGTTGGTGTGGAGCTTTAACAAATCAGAATGCGGGGAAACGTGAAAGCAAATACTTTTGGTTGAGACGCTTGCGGGATCGCTGCTTAGTCAGTATCCTGTTCATGTTTATGCTATTTTTTATAT GTGGTGGAGCGTGGGCGCTGTTCCCTGTTCTTTTCGATATCAGCTATTTCCATGGAATTTTTCACTCCATCATTACCTTCATGTTATCTGTAGCCACTGTTTATACATTCAGTTCTGCTTCATTTGCGTGTGCTGGAACACCTCCGTACAGAGTGTGGGGAAGCTATCCAGCTGTGGGGAAAGGTGACCTCGATAATTATACCTTCTGTCACCAATGCTCAAAGCCAAAGTCGCCTAGCACTCATCATTGCCGGTCCTGTGGAATGTGTATATTGGACATGGATCATCATTGCCCATTT ATTGGGAATTGTGTTGGTGCGTCTAACCACCGACACTTCATTGCCTTCCTCATATCAGTTGTCGCCAGTATGTTCTATATTTCTATCATGGCTATGTATGTGGGTTATCATATCTGGCCATCCATAACATACGAATCCGAGGACCACTTACATGCCGTTGACAGTGATTCAGCTACAACGGCTATCCGTGAGATTATACATGGTTTTCTAAGATCCGCTGTCCTTTTATCCCCTAGAGCGCTTATTCTAATATATCTGTTTGTTTCAAGTGTTTCGTTGGAGATAGGGTTGGGCATACTTCTGTGGCAGCAGCTCAGTTTTATTTACGAGGGAAAGACCTATTTGAGTCATTTGAGTTCACAGGGAAGTGATGAAGTTGGAGAGAAGGATTGCCAAAACCTCGTGCGTTTCTTGGCATTCCCGTATCCCTTGTCAAGATATCTTCCCCTCTGCTCTCTctcaagagttttgccaagtttcCAAAAGAAGACGCATAGACACAAGAAGTGA